One genomic segment of Candidatus Latescibacterota bacterium includes these proteins:
- a CDS encoding DoxX family membrane protein, whose protein sequence is MSAARITLPAWFAWLVALAVGGTFVVASLDKIANPGDFAQSVYHYRMLPLALLHPFALLLPWVELLGGLALLAPPLRRGGALLVGLMNVMFIVALAAAMARGLDIHCGCFSAGGGHGVSLGLIARDVLLLAGCVLLLLARRR, encoded by the coding sequence GTGAGCGCGGCCCGGATCACGCTGCCGGCCTGGTTCGCCTGGCTCGTCGCGCTCGCCGTGGGCGGCACCTTCGTTGTCGCCTCCCTGGACAAGATCGCCAACCCCGGCGACTTCGCGCAGTCCGTCTACCACTACCGCATGCTGCCGCTGGCGCTGCTCCACCCCTTCGCGCTGCTGCTGCCCTGGGTCGAACTGCTGGGCGGCCTCGCGCTGCTCGCGCCGCCGCTGCGCCGGGGCGGGGCGCTGCTGGTGGGGCTGATGAACGTCATGTTCATCGTCGCGCTGGCCGCCGCGATGGCGCGCGGCCTGGACATCCACTGCGGCTGCTTCAGCGCCGGCGGCGGCCACGGCGTGTCGCTGGGGCTGATCGCGCGCGACGTCCTCCTGCTCGCCGGCTGCGTGCTGCTGCTCCTCGCCCGGCGCCGCTGA
- a CDS encoding lamin tail domain-containing protein, with translation MHHSSAVRLASLLAPLFLILMLPVGSVAEVVINEVLADPVSDWSGDGIIDFKNDEWVEIANAGPDPVDLDGYWLSDAGTDPAVRYRFSGSLASGETFVVTGAMAVAWQMDTGNGSAGLSLSNSGGEVALFHDVGAETTQVDLIAYVSYQMDDDRSLGRFPNAGEDWILYDGLNIYHGNQIPGSTGCLPSFGTANVCEHTPAGDANWGRVKSHYGG, from the coding sequence GTGCACCACTCCAGCGCGGTGCGGCTGGCGAGCCTGCTGGCGCCACTGTTCCTGATTCTCATGCTGCCCGTGGGCAGCGTGGCCGAGGTGGTCATCAACGAGGTGCTGGCCGATCCGGTGAGCGACTGGTCCGGCGACGGCATCATCGACTTCAAGAACGACGAGTGGGTGGAGATCGCCAACGCCGGTCCCGACCCGGTGGATCTGGACGGCTACTGGCTCTCGGACGCGGGCACCGACCCCGCCGTGCGCTACCGCTTCAGCGGCAGCCTGGCGTCGGGGGAGACCTTCGTGGTGACCGGCGCGATGGCCGTGGCCTGGCAGATGGACACCGGAAACGGGAGCGCCGGTCTCAGCCTGAGCAACTCGGGCGGCGAGGTGGCCCTCTTCCACGACGTCGGCGCCGAGACCACCCAGGTGGACCTGATCGCCTACGTCAGCTACCAGATGGACGACGACCGGTCGCTCGGACGCTTCCCCAACGCCGGCGAGGACTGGATCCTCTACGACGGCCTGAACATCTACCACGGGAACCAGATCCCGGGGTCGACGGGCTGCCTGCCGAGCTTCGGGACCGCGAACGTCTGC
- a CDS encoding DUF1573 domain-containing protein encodes MLATPPRGRLWRAASALTLTLLLAVPALATAAPRMRLSATSVDFGRVAQQQVFKREVTIQNTGDAPLELSGVYTSCSCTEVSTRDTSVPPGGSTVLDVTFHSRDLSGENNKIIEINSNDPNQSLVELPLKAFVAAPILVEPSDRNLDFGTVNRGESPSLTATLKADGKPTLSATLEDDGDASRRFGAALTPGGSADTAVLELRLKPDAIAGPFRQVLRVETGDARMPTLDFTVTGTILGDLTTSPGRVNFRFVKPGQELSKEIAVKPKAAALAFTVTGASVDLPGLSAEVLADGSGGDARVRISGTALAAEDSLAVASQGRLKSHLHIYTDRPEEPELQVDVLYMLR; translated from the coding sequence ATGCTCGCTACACCCCCGCGCGGACGCCTATGGCGCGCCGCTTCGGCCCTGACCCTGACCCTCCTGCTCGCCGTGCCCGCGCTGGCGACGGCCGCGCCGCGCATGCGCCTGTCGGCCACCAGCGTGGACTTCGGCCGCGTCGCGCAGCAGCAGGTCTTCAAGCGCGAGGTCACCATCCAGAACACGGGCGACGCGCCGCTGGAGCTCAGCGGCGTCTACACCTCCTGCTCCTGCACGGAGGTGTCGACGCGGGACACGAGCGTGCCGCCGGGCGGCAGCACCGTGCTGGACGTGACCTTCCACAGCCGCGACCTCTCCGGCGAGAACAACAAGATCATCGAGATCAACAGCAACGATCCGAACCAGTCGCTCGTGGAACTGCCGCTCAAGGCCTTCGTGGCCGCGCCGATCCTGGTGGAGCCGAGCGACCGCAACCTCGACTTCGGCACGGTGAACCGCGGCGAGAGCCCGTCGCTCACGGCGACGCTCAAGGCCGACGGCAAGCCCACCCTCTCCGCCACCCTCGAAGACGACGGCGACGCCTCCCGCCGCTTCGGCGCCGCGCTCACCCCGGGCGGCAGCGCCGACACGGCCGTCCTCGAGCTGCGGCTCAAGCCCGACGCCATCGCCGGCCCCTTCCGGCAGGTCCTCCGCGTGGAGACCGGCGACGCGCGCATGCCGACCCTCGACTTCACCGTGACCGGCACCATCCTGGGCGACCTCACCACGTCGCCGGGCCGTGTCAACTTCCGCTTCGTGAAGCCGGGGCAGGAGCTCAGCAAGGAGATCGCGGTCAAGCCCAAGGCCGCCGCGCTCGCCTTCACGGTGACCGGCGCGAGCGTCGACCTGCCCGGCCTGAGCGCGGAGGTGCTCGCCGACGGCAGCGGCGGCGACGCCCGCGTGCGGATCAGCGGCACCGCCCTCGCCGCGGAGGACTCCCTCGCGGTGGCCAGCCAGGGCCGGCTCAAGAGCCACCTGCACATCTACACCGACCGTCCCGAGGAGCCGGAGCTCCAGGTGGACGTGCTCTACATGCTGCGCTAG
- a CDS encoding rhodanese-like domain-containing protein produces the protein MAVTEGFGTRRVLGEAAVVVALSLAAAAAAWIGASPRLPLVADREVYEFELKQPLLGAADALALYAAGSHLFVDTRPVELEDVDHVPGAIALRPDRFDDDLRAVVDFLTPDEPILLYGGGDDLQATAAVAGQLAARGYADLTLLDGGFPAWRAAGGEVEAGEGAP, from the coding sequence ATGGCCGTCACTGAGGGCTTCGGGACGCGGCGGGTGCTGGGCGAGGCGGCGGTGGTCGTCGCGCTCAGCCTGGCGGCCGCGGCCGCGGCCTGGATCGGCGCCTCGCCGCGCCTGCCGCTCGTGGCGGACCGCGAGGTCTACGAGTTCGAGCTCAAGCAGCCCCTGCTCGGCGCCGCAGACGCCCTCGCCCTCTACGCCGCCGGCAGTCATCTCTTCGTGGACACGCGGCCGGTGGAGCTCGAGGACGTGGACCACGTGCCCGGCGCCATCGCGCTGCGTCCCGACCGCTTCGACGACGACCTGCGCGCCGTCGTCGACTTCCTCACGCCCGACGAGCCCATCCTGCTCTACGGCGGCGGCGACGACCTGCAGGCCACGGCGGCGGTGGCGGGCCAGCTCGCCGCGCGGGGCTACGCCGACCTGACGCTGCTCGACGGCGGTTTCCCCGCCTGGCGCGCCGCCGGCGGCGAGGTGGAGGCCGGGGAGGGGGCGCCGTGA